A single genomic interval of Psychroserpens sp. NJDZ02 harbors:
- a CDS encoding DUF6624 domain-containing protein — MINKISVILFFFFSIVGTAQNDINITPEHKTIDSLKLQLKKIINKINSRDKAEPKHFTSIREGKTAAITYRTNLSNECGLFVNQVIQKHGWLSIPKVGKTANKNFGLLINFAHDSIKTKYKSIIKTSVLKGESDPFDYAKLIDGLLVYNGKLQVYGTILGPDPYSDEFKMRVYDISEPEYVNQRRQDINLNPIEDYLKKYDVEWDIPQKKK; from the coding sequence ATGATAAATAAAATTTCAGTAATACTATTCTTCTTTTTTTCAATAGTAGGAACAGCTCAAAATGATATAAATATAACACCAGAGCATAAAACAATTGACTCTCTCAAGCTGCAGTTAAAAAAAATAATTAACAAAATAAACAGCCGAGATAAAGCAGAACCTAAACACTTTACCTCAATTCGCGAAGGCAAAACGGCTGCCATTACATATCGTACTAATTTATCTAACGAATGTGGTTTATTTGTAAATCAAGTCATCCAGAAACATGGATGGCTTTCTATACCTAAAGTCGGTAAGACTGCTAACAAAAACTTTGGTTTGCTTATTAATTTTGCTCATGATTCCATAAAAACAAAATACAAATCAATCATAAAAACGTCTGTTTTAAAAGGAGAATCTGATCCTTTTGATTATGCCAAATTAATAGACGGTTTATTAGTTTATAATGGAAAATTACAAGTCTATGGCACTATACTAGGTCCTGACCCGTATTCTGATGAGTTTAAAATGAGAGTTTATGATATTTCTGAACCAGAGTATGTTAATCAAAGAAGACAAGACATTAATTTAAACCCTATTGAGGACTACCTCAAAAAGTACGATGTTGAATGGGACATCCCTCAAAAAAAGAAATAA